A single region of the Raphanus sativus cultivar WK10039 chromosome 1, ASM80110v3, whole genome shotgun sequence genome encodes:
- the LOC108855314 gene encoding uncharacterized protein LOC108855314: MYRSTPTHNSSNKGLSVSYLVSLMVLCARHANRLSKKLKPKKRTHYENFGGRWNLTSSPMRFKADKEKTAAMEEEEHGLWQREILMGGKCEPLDFSGVIHYDRNGRQLREMPPRSPRGTPFPVPQPVLKTGRHERVTVGHDRNE; the protein is encoded by the coding sequence ATGTACCGTTCTACGCCGACACATAACTCTTCAAACAAGGGTCTAAGCGTGAGCTATCTCGTTTCTCTAATGGTACTCTGCGCCAGGCATGCGAATCGCCTCTCCAAGAAGCTAAAGCCGAAGAAGCGCACGCACTACGAAAACTTCGGCGGCCGATGGAATCTGACGAGTTCGCCGATGAGATTTAAGGCTGACAAGGAGAAAACGGCGgcgatggaggaggaggaacaTGGCCTTTGGCAGAGAGAGATTTTAATGGGCGGAAAATGTGAGCCGTTAGATTTCTCAGGAGTGATTCACTACGACCGTAATGGACGGCAGTTAAGAGAGATGCCACCGAGGTCTCCACGTGGCACTCCATTCCCAGTTCCCCAACCCGTTCTTAAGACGGGTCGCCATGAACGGGTCACCGTTGGACATGATAGGAACGAATGA